tagcGCCTGTGCGTGCGTGATAAGTCACGtttacatggttttcctaatgacggGGTTAACAAATTCTTGTCATTTATCACTGTTGCATCTCGTGCATGAATGTGCGCCTGCCGCTGTCTGTAGGCGGCCCCGGCGGCGCCCCCCCGCATGAACCAGCATGGCGGCGCCCCCCGCATGAACCAGCGTGGCGGCGCCCCCCGCATGAACCAGCGTGGCGGCGCCCCCCGCATGAACCAGCGTGGCGGCGCCCCCTGCATGAACCAGCGTGGCGGCGTTCCCCCGCATGAACCAGCATGGCGGCGCCCCCCGCATGAACCAGCGTGGCGGCGCCCCCTGCATGAACCAGCGTGGCGGCGCCCCCTGCATGAACCAGCGTGGCGGCGCCCCCTGCATGAACCAGCGTGGCGGCGCCCCCTGCATGAACCAGCGTGGCGGCGCCGCTTCCTGCATGAACCAGCGTGGCGGCGCCGCTTCCTGCATGAACCAGCGTGGCGGCGCCCCCTGCATGAACCAGCGTGGCGGCGCCCCCTGCATGAACCAGCGTGGCGGCGCCCCCTGCATGAACCAGCGTGGCGGCGCCCCCTGCATGAACCAGCGTGGCGGCGCCCCCTGCATGAACCAGCGTGGCGGCGCCCCCTGCATGAACCAGCGTGGCGGCGCCCCCTGCATGAACCAGCGTGGCGGCGCCCCCTGCATGAACCAGCGTGGCGGCGCCCCCTGCATGAACCAGCGTGGCGGCGCCCCCTGCATGAACCAGCGTGGCGGCGCCCCCTGCATGAACCAGCGTGGCGGCGCCCCCTGCATGAACCAGCGTGGCGGCGCCCCCTGCATGAACCAGCGTGGCGGCGCCCCCTGCATGAACCAGCGTGGCGGCGCCCCCTGCATGAACCAGCGTGGCGGCGCCCCCTGCATGAACCAGCGTGGCGGCGCCCCCTGCATGAACCAGCGTGGCGGCGCCCCCTGCATGAACCAGCGTGGCGGCGCCCCCTGCATGAACCAGCGTGGCGGCGCCCCCTGCATGAACCAGCGTGGCGGCGCCCCCTGCATGAACCAGCGTGGCGGCGCCCCCCGCATGAACCAGCGTGGCGGCGCCCCCCGCATGAACCAGCATGGCGGCGCCGCCCCCTGCATGAACCAGCATGGCGGCGCCCCCTGCATTAACCAGCATGGCGGCGCCCCCTGCATGAACCAGCATGGCGGCGCCCCTGCATGAACCAGCGTGGCGGCGCCCCCTGCATGAACCAGCGTGGCGGCGCCCCCCGCATGAACCAGCATGGCGGCGCCGCCCCCTGCATGAACCAGCGTGGCGGCGCCCCCTGCATGAACCAGCGTGGCGGCGCCCCCTGCATGAACCAGCGTGGCGGCGCCCCCTGCATGAACCAGCGTGGCGGCGCCCCCTGCATGAACCAGCGTGGCGGCGCCCCCTGCATGAACCAGCGTGGCGGCGCCCCCTGCATGAACCAGCGTGGCGGCGCCCCCTGCATGAACCAGCATG
This genomic window from Procambarus clarkii isolate CNS0578487 chromosome 26, FALCON_Pclarkii_2.0, whole genome shotgun sequence contains:
- the LOC123756921 gene encoding uncharacterized PE-PGRS family protein PE_PGRS54-like gives rise to the protein MLVHAGGGAAMLVHAGGAATLVHAGGAATLVHAGGAATLVHAGGAATLVHAGGAATLVHAGGAATLVHAGGAATLVHAGGAATLVHAGGAATLVHAGGAATLVHAGGAATLVHAGGAATLVHAGGAATLVHAGGAATLVHAGGAATLVHAGGAATLVHAGGAATLVHAGGAATLVHAGGAATLVHAGGAATLVHAGGAATLVHAGGAATLVHAGGAATLVHAGSGAATLVHAGSGAATLVHAGGAATLVHAGGAATLVHAGGAATLVHAGGAATLVHAGGAAMLVHAGERRHAGSCRGRRHAGSCGGRRHAGSCGGRRHAGSCGGRRHAGSCGGAPPGPPTDSGRRTFMHEMQQ